The Haloferax sp. Atlit-12N genome contains a region encoding:
- a CDS encoding CBS domain-containing protein, whose amino-acid sequence MEDVFVARLMSTTLHTVTPDTLVEDAAQLILDNNISSVIVVDEDNRLEGILTTTDFVDIVAKSQPKAQTTVERYMTTDVITAGAQDSIVTVAESMTEHGFHHMPVVDDEEGVIGMITTSDLAAYLSQTGQLARS is encoded by the coding sequence ATGGAAGACGTATTCGTCGCGAGGCTCATGTCCACGACCCTCCACACGGTCACCCCAGACACGCTCGTCGAAGACGCGGCGCAGTTGATACTGGACAACAACATCAGCTCGGTCATCGTCGTCGACGAGGACAACCGACTCGAGGGTATCCTGACGACCACCGACTTCGTCGACATCGTCGCGAAGAGCCAGCCGAAAGCACAGACGACCGTCGAGCGCTACATGACCACCGACGTGATTACCGCGGGAGCGCAGGACTCCATCGTCACCGTCGCGGAGTCGATGACCGAACACGGTTTTCACCACATGCCCGTCGTCGACGACGAGGAGGGGGTCATCGGGATGATTACCACCTCGGACCTCGCGGCCTACCTCTCGCAGACCGGACAGCTGGCGCGGTCGTAA
- the surE gene encoding 5'/3'-nucleotidase SurE has product MTDSSSPLQILLTNDDGIDAPGIAAMREELTAVGDVTVVAPAENQSGVGRARNEHAVRRDHPWGYALEGTPADCVAYGLRGLDADFDIVVSGINDGPNAGNYVVGRSGTVGAGVEAAFLGTPAIAVSSYHARDFFCHPPEEYDFSRPARVARALTERVFGTDVFDEVDLLNVNAPADVPSPRMRVTSPFADYDQQVDHHADAGALPDGDREHDLDDGEVYVRLQDISWPDAVGFENPFPLDDEHRDRYPVGSDRRAMVDGEVSVSPLAVHHGHATDPRLASVVESLSEQVE; this is encoded by the coding sequence ATGACCGACTCCTCGTCTCCGCTCCAAATCCTCCTCACCAACGACGACGGCATCGACGCGCCCGGCATCGCCGCCATGCGCGAGGAACTCACCGCCGTCGGCGACGTGACCGTCGTCGCGCCCGCCGAGAACCAAAGCGGCGTCGGCCGCGCCCGAAACGAACACGCGGTCCGCCGCGACCACCCGTGGGGGTACGCCCTCGAAGGAACCCCGGCGGACTGCGTCGCCTACGGGCTCCGCGGCCTCGACGCCGACTTCGATATCGTCGTCTCTGGTATCAACGACGGCCCGAACGCGGGCAACTACGTCGTCGGCCGGTCGGGGACCGTCGGCGCGGGCGTCGAGGCCGCGTTCCTCGGGACGCCCGCCATCGCCGTCTCCAGCTACCACGCGCGGGACTTCTTCTGCCACCCGCCCGAGGAGTACGATTTCTCCCGCCCCGCCCGGGTCGCCCGCGCCCTGACCGAGCGCGTCTTCGGCACCGACGTGTTCGACGAGGTCGACCTCCTGAACGTCAACGCCCCCGCGGACGTGCCGAGCCCCCGGATGCGCGTGACCAGCCCCTTCGCGGACTACGACCAGCAGGTCGACCACCACGCGGACGCCGGCGCGCTCCCGGACGGCGACCGCGAACACGACCTCGACGACGGCGAGGTCTACGTCCGACTGCAGGACATCTCGTGGCCCGACGCCGTCGGCTTCGAGAACCCGTTCCCGCTCGACGACGAACACCGCGACCGCTATCCGGTCGGGAGCGACCGCCGCGCGATGGTCGACGGCGAGGTGAGCGTCTCGCCCCTCGCGGTCCACCACGGCCACGCGACGGACCCGCGGCTGGCGAGCGTCGTCGAGAGCCTCTCCGAACAGGTGGAGTAA
- a CDS encoding DUF6544 family protein: MSYKRTLGRLGLALVGGALAVGALLVVIRARADDTAAQLLGALRREQAESTTNDVEATDTADISDLPAPVRRYLERVLPGEYPDVQSVRLRQTGEFRLGDADSPWKSMTATQHYTVAPPGFVWDAQIDLAPFLPVRVVDAFVGGAGSLEAKLLSVITVADAPRSPELDEGELARHLAEMVWFPTAFLPGHGVSWEPRDDRSARATLAHRDSTATVVFHFDENDEIVRVTADRWRDTGDGEFERCSWTGYFSDYRELDGVRVPTAAEVAWNLPSGDLPYWRATIDDVEYDPLPTGTRRSNTSPGPNPE, translated from the coding sequence ATGTCATACAAGCGAACGCTCGGGCGACTCGGCCTCGCGCTTGTCGGCGGTGCGCTCGCCGTCGGCGCTCTCCTCGTCGTAATCCGGGCGCGCGCCGACGATACGGCCGCTCAACTGCTCGGTGCACTCCGGCGAGAACAGGCCGAATCGACCACAAACGATGTGGAAGCGACAGACACGGCCGATATCAGCGACCTACCCGCCCCAGTTCGCCGGTATCTCGAACGCGTGCTACCGGGCGAGTACCCCGACGTCCAGTCGGTTCGGCTCCGCCAGACGGGTGAGTTCAGACTCGGCGATGCGGATTCGCCGTGGAAGTCGATGACGGCGACCCAGCACTACACGGTGGCCCCGCCGGGGTTCGTCTGGGACGCCCAAATCGACCTCGCGCCGTTTCTACCGGTTCGGGTCGTGGACGCCTTTGTCGGCGGTGCGGGGTCGTTGGAGGCGAAGCTTCTTTCGGTTATCACCGTCGCGGACGCCCCGCGCTCACCCGAGTTGGACGAAGGTGAACTCGCCCGCCACCTCGCCGAGATGGTCTGGTTCCCGACCGCGTTTCTGCCCGGCCACGGCGTCAGTTGGGAGCCGAGAGACGACCGTTCGGCCCGGGCGACGCTCGCCCACCGCGACTCGACCGCAACCGTCGTGTTCCACTTCGACGAGAACGACGAGATAGTGCGCGTCACCGCGGACCGGTGGCGCGACACGGGGGACGGCGAGTTCGAGCGGTGCTCGTGGACGGGATACTTCAGCGACTACCGCGAACTGGATGGGGTTCGCGTGCCCACGGCGGCCGAGGTGGCGTGGAACCTCCCGTCAGGCGACCTGCCGTACTGGCGGGCGACCATCGACGACGTGGAGTATGACCCATTGCCGACGGGGACGCGGCGGTCGAATACGTCACCGGGTCCGAATCCGGAATAG
- a CDS encoding winged helix-turn-helix domain-containing protein, giving the protein MSHVGETDDVPWDDVGFVISSRYRISVLDRLSEGPATPTQIATDSESAVAHVSRALQELRDRSLVELLVPEQRRKGRVYGITDDAENIWDVIQTQQMT; this is encoded by the coding sequence GTGAGCCACGTCGGCGAGACCGACGACGTGCCGTGGGACGACGTGGGCTTCGTCATCAGCTCTCGCTACCGCATCTCCGTTCTCGATAGACTCTCTGAGGGCCCGGCGACGCCGACGCAAATCGCCACCGACTCCGAGAGCGCGGTCGCTCACGTCTCGCGGGCGCTGCAGGAACTCAGAGACCGCTCGCTCGTGGAACTCCTCGTCCCGGAACAGCGTCGAAAAGGGCGGGTGTACGGCATCACCGACGACGCCGAGAACATCTGGGACGTCATTCAGACACAGCAGATGACGTGA